GACGACACCTCGGTCGCCGACGCGGCCGACCGTACGCTGACCCGCTCGGCCCGCATCGTCGCCGCGGCCGGGGCCCTCGGCGACATGGCGACGGCCACCGCGGAACGGATCGCCGCTCTCGCCGCCGAGGCGGGCCACCCCCTCCTCGTGGTGCTGGACGGCCCCGAGGAGATGCCGCCGCTGCTGGCCCACCGGCTCGCCGAATGGACGGCGGCCACCGCGAGCTGGCTGCGCGAGCACGGCGTCCGGCTCGTCGTCGCCTGCCGCCCCGAGCACTGGGAGACCGCCGGGGCCCTCTACCCGCCCGCCGCCCTGCACCGCCCCCACCGCCCCGCCCGGGGGCTGCCGCCCTCCCTGCGGCTGACCGACCTCACCGCCGATCAGGCCGCACAGGCCAAGGAGCGCCTGGGCATCCCGCCGCAGGCCCTCGCCCCCGGCCACGACCGGCACCCGCTCACCCTGCGGCTGCTGGCGGAGGTCCGCGAGGCCCTGCCGCCGGGCGTCCCGGGCCGCCCCGACACCGAGGACGTCTTCGGCGCCCACCTGGACCTGATGTGCGTGCGCGTCGCGGTCCGGATCGCGGCCGCCGCCGACGAACAGCCCCGGGGCACCGCCGTGCGCCGGCTGGCCGCCCGGGTCGCGGGCCAGGTCCACGAGGCGGCCCGGCGCTGTCTGGGCCCGGGGCAGGGGGAGCTGGACCAGGAGGCGTTCGAGGAGATCTTCCCCTGGCGCACGGGGTGGGCTTCGGCCGTGCTGACGGAAGGGCTCCTCGTCCCGGCCGGGGCCGGCTACCGCTTCGCCCACGAGGAGCTGGGCGACTGGGTGCAGGGCGCCCATCTGGACCTGGACGCGGCACTGCGCTCCCTGGTGCACCGCTGGCACCGGGGGAGCGGCGAAGTGGTGCGCGTGCCGACCGCCCGCACCGACGAGGAGCCCCGCTCCCTGCCCGTGCCCCGGCACCGGATCGGCCCGGTGATCCAGGCGATGGTGCTCCTCGGCCGTCGCCAGGGCACCGCCGCACTCGCGCACCGGATGGCCGATCTGATCGAGGCGCTGGACCGGCTGTGGGCGGAGGAGGGGCCGCACGGTGACGCCTCGCGCCGCCCGTACGACGAGGACGCCGCCTGGTGGGCCGCGCACCTTCTCGGCGGCAGTCTGCTCCGGGTGGCCGACGCCCGCCCGTACCTCGGGGTCCTGCGGGTCCTCGCCGGGCGCATCACCCGCCGCTCGGCCGACGCCGCCGGGGGGCCGGCGGGCCCGGGGGCGTACGGCGAGTTCGGCCCCTGGTTCTGGCGGCGGCTCCGGCTGCCCGAGGAGGACCGGATCGACCTGTTCCGGCGGCTCGTCCCCGCCGACGGGGTGCCCCGCACCGACGGCGACGAGCGGTACCTCGACGCCGTGGCCCGCCGCCTCAGCTACGACGCCCCCACCGTGCAGCCGCTGCTCTGCCGCTGGTTCACCGACGAGCGCCCGCTGCTGGCCGGCGGCCCCGGGGCGCCGGACGAGGAGCTGCGCCCCACCGTGGCCGCCGCCGCCCAGGCCCTGCTCCACGCCCGCCGTGACCTGGGCCTCGACAGCCTCACCGACGCGCTGATCGCCACCCCGCACACCCGGGCCGGTGAGCTGCTCGCCGCCCTGGCCGAGGACGAGCCCACCGCGCTCTGCCGGGCCGTGGAGCGGTGGGCCCGCGACGAGGACCGCCCGGCCCGCCGCTCCGCCGCCGCCCGGTACGCCGGCCTCCTCCAGCCCCGCATCACCGCCGACGGGGACCGGGCGCTGCTCAGGTCCGCCGCCGAGATCCTGCTCGGCCGCCCCGGGGACGCCGGCCTCCACACGGCCGCCCTCACGCTCCTCGTCCGGGACCCGCAGTCCCGCCGCCGCCACCTCCCGCAGGCCCTCCGCCTCTTCGCGTACGGCGACTCCCGGCTCCCCGTGGAGCTGCTCGCCGAGGTCTTCCCCGCTCACCCCGAGCCGGTTCTCGCCGCCCTCCGCGCCCGCCTGGCCCGCCCCGGCGACGGCGCGGCCGAGGTCCTGCTGGCCCTGGCCGGACTCGACACGCCCGCGCTCGCTCTGCACGTCGCCGGGCTCGTACGCGAGTACATCGACGCCCACCCCGAGGACGGCACCCATGCGGCGCAGTACGTCGACCTCCGCCTCGAACACGGCCCCGCCGCCCGCGCCCTGCTGCTCCCCCTGGTCACCGGGCTGCTGAGGGACCGGCCCGCCCCGCCCCCGGTCCGCGCCGCACTGGCCCGGGTCCTCGCCGGGGCCGGGTCCACCGCCTCCCGGCCGCTGCGGGCCGAGCTGCTGGAGGTCCTGCTGGAGTTCGAGCAGACCACCGGCCGGGACCCGGACGTCCTGGACGCCCTCCTCCAGGCCGCGGCGGTGGGGGCGGGCGCCCGCCCGGAGATCCGTACGCGCGCGCTCGTCCACCGCACCGGCATGCTCCTCGTCCGCACCCCCGAGGGCGCCGCCCGCTTCGACCGCCGGCTGGTGGAACTCGCCCGGGACGTGCCAGGATTCGCCGCCCTCGTCATCGGCTGGCTCGCCGACGCCCCGCAGGAGTGGGCGGCCGTGGTCGGCCCCAGCGCCCGCCGCACGGTGGAGGCGTCGGAGACATCACGTCAGGCGATGCCGATGCCGATGCAGGCAGCGGGGCGTGAGCATGGCAGTCTTAGACCTGCGTAATCGGCATACATACACACGTACACAGGTTCGGGCGAGGAGCGGTCACAGTGCAGCGCTGGCGTGGCTTGGAGGACATCCCCCAGGACTGGGGACGCAGCGTCGTCACCATCGGCTCCTACGACGGCGTGCACCGCGGACACCAGCTGATCATCGGCCGTGCCGTGGAGCGCGCCCGTGAGCTGGGCGTTCCGTCCGTCGTCGTGACCTTCGACCCGCACCCCAGCGAGGTCGTCCGCCCCGGCAGCCACCCGCCGCTGCTCGCCCCGCACCACCGCCGCGCCGAGCTCATGGCGGAGCTGGGCGTGGACGCGGTGCTGATCCTGCCGTTCACCGCGGAGTTCTCGAAGCTGTCGCCCGCCGACTTCATCGTGAAGGTCCTCGTCGACAAGCTGCACGCCAAGGCCGTCATCGAGGGCCCCAACTTCCGCTTCGGCCACAAGGCCGCCGGCAACGTGGCGCTGCTGACCGAGCTGGGCGCCACCTACGACTACACCGTCGAGGTCATCGACCTGTTCGTGACCGGCGCGGCCGGCGGCGGCCAGCCGTTCTCCTCCACCCTCACCCGCCGCCTGGTCTCCGAGGGCGATGTCGCGGGCGCCGCCGAGATCCTCGGCCGCCCGCACCGCGTCGAGGGCATCGTGGTGCGCGGCGCCCAGCGGGGCCGCGAGCTGGGCTTCCCCACGGCCAACGTGGAGACCCTCCCGCACACCGCGATCCCCGCGGACGGCGTCTACGCGGGCTGGCTGGAGGTGGCGGGCGAGTCGATGCCCGCCGCGATCTCGGTCGGCACCAACCCGCAGTTCGACGGCACCGAGCGCACGGTCGAGGCGTACGCGATCGACCGCGTCGGCCTGGACCTGTACGGGCTGCACGTGGCCGTCGACTTCCTCGCGTACGTACGCGGGATGCTGAAGTTCGACACGATCGACGACCTCCTGGTGGCGATGGCCGCCGATGTGAAGCGGTGCAGCGAGCTGATCGCCGCCTACGACCGCGACCACTGACGTACGCCCTGGCCGTGCGCCCCGCCCCCGGGCGGCGGATGCTGGCAGGGTGCGTGAGATCCTGCCCGACCTCCAGGCCCGCTGCGCCGCCGGTACGCCCTTCGCCCTGGCGACCGTCGTCGCCGTGCACGGCAGCGCACCCCGCGACCCCGGCGCCGTCATGGCGGTCGACGAGGCGGGCACCGTGGTCGGCAGCGTCTCCGGGGGGTGCGTCGAGAGCGATCTGTACGAGGTGGCCCGCGAGGTGCTCGCCGGGGCACCGCCGCGCGTGGTGTCGTACGGGATCAGCGACGACGAGGCGTTCGGCGTCGGGCTGACGTGCGGCGGCACGATCGAGGTGCTGGTGCGCGCCTACGCGTCGGCCGCCGAGCTGGCGGAGCTCGCCGCCCTCCTGGACCTGATCGCCGACGGCCGGCCCGTCGCCGAGGCCACCGTCCTGTCGGGAACGGCGGATACCGGCGCGCGCATGGTGGTCCGCGCCACCGGCGTACGCGGCACTCTCGGTACGGACGGGCTGGACGCGGCCGTCACGGACGACGCCCGCGGGCTGCTGGAGCAGGGCCTCACCGGCATCCGGTGGTACGGGACGCACGGCCGGCGGCGGATGGCGGAGGTCGCGGTCTTCGTCCGTTCCCACACCCCGCCGCCCCGCATGCTCGTCTTCGGCGCCATCGACCACGCGGCGGCCACCGCCCGCATCGGCTCGTTCCTCGGCTACCGGGTCACCGTCTGCGACGCCCGCCCCGCCTTCGCGACCCGGGAGCGGTTCCCGACCGCCCACGAGGTGGTGTGCGCCTGGCCGCACGACTATCTGGAGGCGACCGAGGTCGACGCCCGCACGGTCATCTGCGTCCTCACCCACGACCCGAAGTTCGATGTGCCGCTGCTGGTCGCCGCGTTGCGCACCCCGGCCGCGTACATCGGGGTCATGGGCAGCCGCCGCACCCACCACGACCGCCTGGCCCGCCTCCGTACGGCCGGAGTGGTCGAGGCCCACCTGTCGCGCCTCGCCTCACCCGTGGGCCTCGACCTCGGCGCCCGTACGCCGGAGGAGACGGCGGTCTCCATCGCCGCCGAGATCATCCAGCACCGCTGGGGCGGGACGGGGCGTCCGTTGGCCGAGCTGACGGGGACGATCCACCACCGCCCGACGGCCCCGGGCGGTCCATCTCCCGCCACTCCGGCCGCAGCCCGGCCAGAGTCGTGGTGAGGAAGTACGCCGCCCCGCAGACGAGCAGCACCGGAGTGAGCCCGACGGCCGTCACCGCCGCACCGGCGAGCAGCCCGCCGAGCGGGATGCCGGACCAGGCCAGCGAGTCGCCGAGTGCGTTGACCCGGCCCAGCATCCGGCGCGGCACCCGTTCGATGATGACGGCCCCGAGCACCGGGTTGATGAACCCGGCGCCGAAACCGCTGACGGCGAAGACGGCCAGCACCACGGCCAAGGGCGCGTCCACCGCGAGCACCAGGAACCTCGGCGCCCCGGCCAGCAGGAACCCGATGAGGAACACCGCTCTGCGGGGCAGCCGGTGGGCGGCCATCGCCGCGATCAGGCTCCCGCCGACCGCGGCGGCCCCCATGGCCGTGCTGACCAGGCCGATCGCCGCCGGACCGTTCCCGGACCCCTCGGCCCAGACGGGGACCATCAGCATGGTCATCGCAGCGTCCAGCAGGTTGGTGATCCCGACCACGACGATGACGGCGAGCAGCAGCGGATCGCCGCGCAGGTAGGTCACCCCCTCGCCGAACCGCCGCCAGTAGCCCGCCTTTTGGGTCTCGGCAGGTGTTGTGGCGTCCACGACAGGGCGCCCCATGCCACGCGGCAGCGCGACCGCGACGATCACCGAACCGAGGACGAAGCAGCCCGCGTTGACGGCCAGACCGGTCATGGGGCCGAGCAGCGCCACCAAGGCGCCGCCGGCCGCCGGGCCGATGGTGGAGGCGAGCCGCTCGATCACGCCGGACAGCCCCATGGCCCGCTCCAGGGGGGTTCCGGCCCGGTCCGCGGCCTCCGGGACCATGACTTCTTTGGCCAGGTCACCCGGACCGCGAGCGGCCCCGATGGCCGCGACCAGGGCCAGCAGGACGGGGAAGGAGAGCAGGTCCAAGGTGTGGAGCAGGGGGACCGCCGCGGCGGCGGCCGCGCTCGCCAGGTCGGTGGTCCAGGAGACGACCCGTGGGCCCGTGCGGTCCACCAGTGGGCCGGACAACGCCTTGACCAGGACGTACGGCGCCATCTCGCAGAAGGCGACGAGCCCGGTCCGGGTGGCGCTGCCCGTGGTGACGAGGACGAACCAGGGGAGGGCGATCAGGGAGATCCGGGTGCCGGTCACGGAAGCGCCGATGGCCGCCAGCACTCCGGCCAGCGGTCGCAGGGACCGCTTCCCGGATATACCGCCGACACCGCCCTGGGCATCCGCCGTCGTCACCGTGATTCCGTTCCCGTCGCGGGGGTGTCCAGCTCAGGGAGGATGTGCGTGATGACGCCGACCCGCTCGGCGCCCTCGGGAGCGGTCGCGACCGCCTCGGGGGTGTCGGGCCGGTAGCGGGCGAGGACGTCCCCCAACTCCCGGCGCAGGGCCACGGCTTCCCCGGGCGTGAGCCGCAGGGCCCAGTCGCTCATGTCGAAGGTGCCCCGCCAGGCGTCGGGCAGCGTCTGCAGCCCGTTCAGCGCCTGCTGGGAGCGCACGGTGTACGTGGCGGCGACGGACTGCAGATAGGCCAGCGCGGCTTCCGGCTCCTGGTCGACCACCTGGCGGTCGCTGAGGTGCGTCTTCCGGTGCACCGAACGCCACCAGCGCTCACGGGCGTTGCCGCGTCCGGTGTCCTCCTCGACGAAGCCCGCCGCGCCGAGCTGCCGCAGGTGGTAACTGGCCGTCCCGGAGTTGACGCCCAGCCGCTCCGCGAGGCGGGTCGCCGTCGACGGTCCGTACTTCCGCAGCAGTCCGACCAGCTGTACGCGTACCGGATGCGCCAGGGCGCGCAGCCCCTTGGCATCCAGAACAACGGTTTCCTCTTCGACGGCAGGGCCGTCCGGCCGCTCCAGCGCATCTGTCATACGCCACACCATAGACCGCAAAGAGTTCTTCGCAAACACTTCTTCGCGAAGAACTCTTTGTGATTCGGTGGGGACGCTCTCAGGCCTCCCCGCCGCACGCCGCCGCCCAGTGGCACGCCACCTGCGGGGCCGTCCCGCCGTTCAGCACCGGCAGATCCACCGTCCGGCAGGCCTCCGCCACCCCGGCCCGCTCCGCCTCGCCCGAGGCGAGGACCTGGCAGCGGACGTGGAAGCGGCAGCCGGAGGGCACCTTCGAGGGGTCCGGGGGCTCACCGGTCAGGACGACCGGTTCGCCCTCCGCCTCCGGGAGGACCGACAACAGGGCCCTTGTGTACGGGTGCTGAGGGGTCGTGAGCAGCTGCTCCACCGGGCCCGTCTCGACGATCCGGCCGAGGTACATGACCGCGACCCGGTCCGCGATGTTCCAGGCGAGCCCCAGGTCATGGGTGACGACCAGCGCCGAGAGGCCCAGTTCGTCGCGGAGGCGCAGCAGGAGGGCCAGGATCTCGCCCCGTACCGACGCGTCCAGCGACGCCACCGGCTCGTCGGCCACGATCAGCTCCGGCTCCAGCACCAGCGCCCCCGCGATGACGACGCGCTGGCGCTGACCGCCCGACAGCTCGTGCGGGTAGCGCAGGAAGAACCGTTCCGGCGGACGCAGCCCCGCCCGGGAGAGTGCCTCCGAGACGGCCGCCCGCTCGTCGCCCGCGTACCCGTGGATGCGCAGCCCCTCCGCCACCGCGTCGTACACCGTGTGCCTCGGGTTGAGCGAGCCGCTCGGGTCCTGGAGCACCAGCTGCACGCGCTTGCGGTATGCCTTGAGCGCCCGGCCCGCGTAGTCCAGCGGGGCGCCCGCGAAGGTGACCCGGCCGGCGGTGGGCGGGACCAGGCCGAGCAGCGAGCGGGCCAGCGTCGTCTTGCCGCACCCCGACTCACCGACCAGCGCGACGATCTCGCCGGGCCGGATGTCGAGGTCGACGCCGTCGACGGCGCGGGCGGTGGCGGCCCCGCGCCGGCCGGGGAAGGAGACCTTGAGCGCCTCGGCGCTGAGGAGGGGGGCGGCGGTGCCCGGCGGTGAGGCGTCCGCGGGGAGAGCGGTGCCGGCGGGAGGGGCCGTGCTCATGACGTGCTCCTTGAATCGTCGGCGGCCGGGACGTCCACCAGCACGCAGGCGGCCCGCCGCTTGCCCCCGGCCTCCCGCAGCTCCTGGTCCTCCGCGGCGCAGGAGTCCAGCGCCACCGGGCAGCGCGGATGGAACGTACAGCCGTCCGGCAGCGCCGCCGGGTCCGGCGGGTCGCCCGGCAGGCCGCGTGGCGCACGCCGGGAGGCGAGGTCCCCGATCTTCGGGAAGGCGGCGGAGAGCGCCCGGCCGTAGGGATGGCGGGCCTCCGCGTACACCTCCCGGGCCGGGCCCTCCTCGACGACGCGGCCCGCGTACATCACCGAGAGCCGGTCGCAGGTGTCGGCGAGCACCGCCAGGTCGTGGCTGATCATGATGAGCCCGACGTCCTGGTCGGCCACCAGCTGTTCGATCAGCCGCAGGATCTGGGCCTGGATCATCACGTCCAGGGCGGTGGTCGGCTCGTCCGCGACGATCAGGCGCGGATCGCAGGCCAGGGCCATGGCGATCATCACGCGCTGCCGCTGGCCGCCGGACAGCTCGTGCGGGTAGGCCTGCGCCCGGGCGGCGGGCAGGCCGACCTGTTCCAGCAGCTCGCCCGCGCGCTTGCGGGCGGCGGCCGGGGTGGCCTTGGGGTTGTGCAGCAGGATCGGTTCCGCGATCTGGTCCCCGACCCGGTGGACCGCGTTGAGCGAGTGCATCGCGCCCTGGAAGACGATCGACGCGCCCGCCCAGCGGACCGCCCGCAGCCGCCCCCACTTCATGGTGAGGACGTCCTCGCCGTCCAGCAGGATCTCGCCGGACAGCTCGGCCGACGCGGGCAGGAGCCGGAGGAGCGCGAGGGCCAGCGTGGACTTCCCGCAGCCGGACTCCCCGGCGATGCCGAGCTTCTGCCCGGCCTCCACCCGCAGATCGACCCCTCGTACGGCGGGGACGGCGCCGGCCCCACTGCCGTACGTCACCGTCAGGTTCCGCACCTCCAGGAGTGGCGGATCGCCGACGGGCTTCGAGAGGCCGGGCGCGGCGGACGGGTCCGGGTGTGGGTTCGATGTGGTGGTTGTTGCCGTCAACGGGACACCCCCAGCTTGGGGTTGAGCACGGACTCGATGGCGCGGCCGCAGAGCGTGAAGGCGAGGGCGACCACGGCGATGGCGAGTCCGGGCGGGGCGAGGTACCACCAGTTGCCGGAGCTGACCGCCCCCGCCTCACGGGCGTCCTGGAGCAGTCCGCCCCAGGAGACGATCGTCGGATCGCTGAGCCCGAGGAAGGCGAGGGTCGCTTCGGTGAGGATGGCGGTGGAGATCACCAGAGTCGTCTGGGCGAGCACCAGCGGCATCACATTCGGCAGCACGTGGCGGGACATGACGTGCCCGTGTCCGCCGCCGAGCGCCCGCGAGCGTTCGATGTACGGGCGGGACTCGACGGAGAGCGTCTGCGCCCGGACCAGCCGGGCGGTGGTCGGCCAGGTCGTCACGCCGATCGCCAGGATCGTCGTCCAGATCGACCGGGAGAGGACCGTGGCCAGGGCGATGGCCAGCACCAGCGTCGGCATCACCAGGAACCAGTCGGTGACCCGCATGATGACGGTGGCGTACCAGCCCTTGAAGTGGCCCGCGGTGATCCCGATCAGGGTGCCGATGGCCACGGAGAGGAACGCGGCGAGCAGGCCGACGGTGAGCGAGACCCGCGTCCCCCAGAGCATCAGGGCGAGCAGGCTGCGCCCGAACTGGTCGGTGCCCAGGGGGAATTCGCCGCTCGGCGCCTCCATGGGTCCACCCGGCGCATTGGTCACGCTCTGCGAGTCGGCCCCCACCAGCAGAGGCGCGGTCAGCGCGAGCAGGGCGATCACCGCCAGCACGGCGAGACCGACGAGACCGGCGCGGTGCGTGCGGTACTGCCGCCAGAAGCGGAGGGCCGCCTGCCGTCGCCGGGCCCGGGCCAGGGCGCGCGGGCTGTCCGTCGGTGAGGATGCGGCTTTGTCGGTCGTGACAGTCATCTGCCCACCCGGGGATCCAGCAGCGGATAGATCACGTCGGCCAGGGTGTTCATCAGGATCACCGCGGAGGCGAACACGAAGAACAGCGCCTGCACCAACGGCAGGTCCGGCACGCTCAGCGCCTGGTAGAAGAGGCCGCCGAGCCCCGGCCAGGAGAAGACCGTCTCCACCAGGATCGCCCCCGCCACCGTCGTACCGAGGTTGACGAAGAGCAGGGTGACGGTGGGCAGCATCGCGTTCGGTACGGCGTGCTTCCGGCGTACCAGGTCGTCCCGCAGCCCCTTGGCCCTGGCCGTCGTCAGGTAGTCGCTGCCCATCTCGTCCAGCAGCGAGGAGCGCATCACGAGCAGCGTGCGCGCGTACTCCACCGCGACCAGCGTGATGACGGGCAGCACCATGTGGTGCGCGATGTCGAGTACGCGGTCGAAGCCGGTGGTGGAGCCGGACTCCATACCGCCGGTCGGGAAGAGCCCGGGGACCGGGCCGACGCCGACCGACAGGGTGATGATGAGGAGCAGGCCGAGCCAGAACGAGGGCACCGAGTACAGCGTCAGCGCGAACGCGGTGTTGGTCCGGTCGCCGGCAGAACCGTTACGCCACGCGGAGCGGGCGCCGAGCCAGATGCCGAGCAGCGTGTAGATGACGAACGCCGTGCCGGTGAGCAGGAGCGTCGCGGGCAGCGCCTCGCCGATCTTGTCGATGACGGGCGCCCGGAACTGGTACGACGTACCGAAGTCGCCGGTCAGGGCCTTGCCGCAGTACTGGGTGAACTGCTGCCAGAGCGGCAGGTCGAGTCCGAACTCGCGGCGCATCGCCGCGATCTGTTCGGTCGACACCTGGCGCCCGCCGGTCATCTGCTTGACCGGGTCGCCCGGGATCAGCCGGAAGAGGAAGAAGCTGGTGACGAGGACGGCGAAGAGGGAGACGGCCGCACCGGCCAGCTTGCCCGCCGCATAGCGGGCGTAGGCGGCCGCGGAACGGGAGCGCGGGGAGCGGGCCGACGGCCCGGCCGGAGCCGGACCGCCGGATTCGGTGCTCTCCACGCCCGCCGCGCCCTTCAGCAGCGCGGGAGTGCTTTCTGAGCTCATGGACTATTCACGGTCTTCCGCGGTGGAGCGGCGACGCATGGCGAACAGGAGTCCGCCACCGGCGAGGACGACGACGGCGATCCCGACCCCGATGAGCACCCCGGTGGAGGACCCACCGGAGTCGGAGGAACCGGACGAGGAGGCCCCGGCGGCCGGGACGGCCGACCACCAGCTCCAGTAGCCGTCCTGGCCGTAGATGTTGCCCGCGGCCGACGGCATGGTGGTGATGGACTTGATGTGGTCGGTGCGGTAGGCCTCGACGGCATTCGGGTACGCCATGACGTTCATGTACCCGGTGTCGTACAGCCGCGACTCCAGTTGCCGTACAAGATCCGCCCGCTTGGCGGGGTCGTACTCGGCCAGTTGCTTCTTGTAGAGCTCGTCGTACTGCTTGTCGCAGATGAAGTTGTCGGTCGCGGCCGACTCCTTCGCCTTGGACGGCAGCGCGGCGCAGGTGTGGATGGAGAGGACGAAGTCGGGGTCCGGGTTGACGGACCAGCCGTCGAAGGCGAGGTCGTACTCACCGGCGTACCAGGGGTCGGAGACGTTGTCGAGGCAGTCGACCTTCAGCCCGATGCCCTGCTCGCCCCACCACTCCTGGAGGTACTTGCCGATCGCCTTGTCGTTGGGGTCGGTGGCGTGGCAGAGGATACGGAAGCTGAGCGGCTTGCCGTCCTTGCCGACGCGCTTGCCCGCGCCGTTCTTCTTGTACCCGGCCTCGTCCAGCAGGGCGGCTGCCTTCGCCGGGTCGTAGGCGAGCTTCTGGCCCTCCGAGGGCTTCCAGAAGTAGTCGGAGAAGCGCGGCGGGATGTACCCCTCGCCCTCGACCGCGTGGCCCTGGAAGACCTTGTCGATGATGGTCCTGCGGTCGACCGCCATGAACAGCGCGTGCCGCACCTTCTGGTCCAGCAGCGCCGGGTGGCCGTCACCGAACTTCTGACCGTCCTTGGTCCGGGCTCCGGGGTTGACGGCGAGCGCGAAGAAGCGCCGGCCCGGGGCGTCGTTCACCTTGATGTCCGGGGCGTTCTCCAGCGAGGCG
This DNA window, taken from Streptomyces griseus subsp. griseus, encodes the following:
- a CDS encoding ABC transporter permease, with the protein product MTVTTDKAASSPTDSPRALARARRRQAALRFWRQYRTHRAGLVGLAVLAVIALLALTAPLLVGADSQSVTNAPGGPMEAPSGEFPLGTDQFGRSLLALMLWGTRVSLTVGLLAAFLSVAIGTLIGITAGHFKGWYATVIMRVTDWFLVMPTLVLAIALATVLSRSIWTTILAIGVTTWPTTARLVRAQTLSVESRPYIERSRALGGGHGHVMSRHVLPNVMPLVLAQTTLVISTAILTEATLAFLGLSDPTIVSWGGLLQDAREAGAVSSGNWWYLAPPGLAIAVVALAFTLCGRAIESVLNPKLGVSR
- a CDS encoding ABC transporter ATP-binding protein — its product is MTATTTTSNPHPDPSAAPGLSKPVGDPPLLEVRNLTVTYGSGAGAVPAVRGVDLRVEAGQKLGIAGESGCGKSTLALALLRLLPASAELSGEILLDGEDVLTMKWGRLRAVRWAGASIVFQGAMHSLNAVHRVGDQIAEPILLHNPKATPAAARKRAGELLEQVGLPAARAQAYPHELSGGQRQRVMIAMALACDPRLIVADEPTTALDVMIQAQILRLIEQLVADQDVGLIMISHDLAVLADTCDRLSVMYAGRVVEEGPAREVYAEARHPYGRALSAAFPKIGDLASRRAPRGLPGDPPDPAALPDGCTFHPRCPVALDSCAAEDQELREAGGKRRAACVLVDVPAADDSRSTS
- a CDS encoding ArsR/SmtB family transcription factor — encoded protein: MTDALERPDGPAVEEETVVLDAKGLRALAHPVRVQLVGLLRKYGPSTATRLAERLGVNSGTASYHLRQLGAAGFVEEDTGRGNARERWWRSVHRKTHLSDRQVVDQEPEAALAYLQSVAATYTVRSQQALNGLQTLPDAWRGTFDMSDWALRLTPGEAVALRRELGDVLARYRPDTPEAVATAPEGAERVGVITHILPELDTPATGTESR
- a CDS encoding XdhC family protein, whose protein sequence is MREILPDLQARCAAGTPFALATVVAVHGSAPRDPGAVMAVDEAGTVVGSVSGGCVESDLYEVAREVLAGAPPRVVSYGISDDEAFGVGLTCGGTIEVLVRAYASAAELAELAALLDLIADGRPVAEATVLSGTADTGARMVVRATGVRGTLGTDGLDAAVTDDARGLLEQGLTGIRWYGTHGRRRMAEVAVFVRSHTPPPRMLVFGAIDHAAATARIGSFLGYRVTVCDARPAFATRERFPTAHEVVCAWPHDYLEATEVDARTVICVLTHDPKFDVPLLVAALRTPAAYIGVMGSRRTHHDRLARLRTAGVVEAHLSRLASPVGLDLGARTPEETAVSIAAEIIQHRWGGTGRPLAELTGTIHHRPTAPGGPSPATPAAARPESW
- a CDS encoding bifunctional riboflavin kinase/FAD synthetase, whose protein sequence is MQRWRGLEDIPQDWGRSVVTIGSYDGVHRGHQLIIGRAVERARELGVPSVVVTFDPHPSEVVRPGSHPPLLAPHHRRAELMAELGVDAVLILPFTAEFSKLSPADFIVKVLVDKLHAKAVIEGPNFRFGHKAAGNVALLTELGATYDYTVEVIDLFVTGAAGGGQPFSSTLTRRLVSEGDVAGAAEILGRPHRVEGIVVRGAQRGRELGFPTANVETLPHTAIPADGVYAGWLEVAGESMPAAISVGTNPQFDGTERTVEAYAIDRVGLDLYGLHVAVDFLAYVRGMLKFDTIDDLLVAMAADVKRCSELIAAYDRDH
- a CDS encoding ABC transporter ATP-binding protein encodes the protein MSTAPPAGTALPADASPPGTAAPLLSAEALKVSFPGRRGAATARAVDGVDLDIRPGEIVALVGESGCGKTTLARSLLGLVPPTAGRVTFAGAPLDYAGRALKAYRKRVQLVLQDPSGSLNPRHTVYDAVAEGLRIHGYAGDERAAVSEALSRAGLRPPERFFLRYPHELSGGQRQRVVIAGALVLEPELIVADEPVASLDASVRGEILALLLRLRDELGLSALVVTHDLGLAWNIADRVAVMYLGRIVETGPVEQLLTTPQHPYTRALLSVLPEAEGEPVVLTGEPPDPSKVPSGCRFHVRCQVLASGEAERAGVAEACRTVDLPVLNGGTAPQVACHWAAACGGEA
- a CDS encoding ABC transporter permease encodes the protein MSSESTPALLKGAAGVESTESGGPAPAGPSARSPRSRSAAAYARYAAGKLAGAAVSLFAVLVTSFFLFRLIPGDPVKQMTGGRQVSTEQIAAMRREFGLDLPLWQQFTQYCGKALTGDFGTSYQFRAPVIDKIGEALPATLLLTGTAFVIYTLLGIWLGARSAWRNGSAGDRTNTAFALTLYSVPSFWLGLLLIITLSVGVGPVPGLFPTGGMESGSTTGFDRVLDIAHHMVLPVITLVAVEYARTLLVMRSSLLDEMGSDYLTTARAKGLRDDLVRRKHAVPNAMLPTVTLLFVNLGTTVAGAILVETVFSWPGLGGLFYQALSVPDLPLVQALFFVFASAVILMNTLADVIYPLLDPRVGR
- a CDS encoding ABC transporter substrate-binding protein; the protein is MVTRVSSRTTRPGRRLRTLLASGAAALALTAGAVVPGNPLAPAPSEARADDGKTTLTVAVAQSVDSLSPFLAQRLLSTSVHRLMYDYLTNYDAKDNKAIPGLATAWEPSADKLTWTYTIRPDSKWSDGQQATAEDAAWTFNTMMTDEGAATSNGSFVGNFEKVTAPSKDKLVIQLKEPQATMAALDVPIVPKHVWEKVDDFSKFNNDKDFPVVGNGPFILTDYKVDSFVKLKANKDFWRGSPKFDELVFRYYKDQDAAVAALRKGEVSFVAGSPSLTPAQSASLENAPDIKVNDAPGRRFFALAVNPGARTKDGQKFGDGHPALLDQKVRHALFMAVDRRTIIDKVFQGHAVEGEGYIPPRFSDYFWKPSEGQKLAYDPAKAAALLDEAGYKKNGAGKRVGKDGKPLSFRILCHATDPNDKAIGKYLQEWWGEQGIGLKVDCLDNVSDPWYAGEYDLAFDGWSVNPDPDFVLSIHTCAALPSKAKESAATDNFICDKQYDELYKKQLAEYDPAKRADLVRQLESRLYDTGYMNVMAYPNAVEAYRTDHIKSITTMPSAAGNIYGQDGYWSWWSAVPAAGASSSGSSDSGGSSTGVLIGVGIAVVVLAGGGLLFAMRRRSTAEDRE